One stretch of Dokdonia sp. Hel_I_53 DNA includes these proteins:
- a CDS encoding DASH family cryptochrome, with the protein MDTALVWFRNNLRVQDNTALTKAVASGNRVMAVYFFDPRHFEKGEFGFKKTEKFRAQFLIETVRDLQKNLRALNISLLVLHDKPEHNFETLCENYGVTEIHSQKEWTSEENDVTNAVDSSLKNIKHSTYYDQFLYHPEDIPYADFNDIPKVFTVFRKKCEKQSSVRKIQEELTPLSRENMVSITTRIPSLSDLGFEEFQKDNRSAFPWEGGEQAAWSRVEEYFWQSKNLKTYKKTRNGLVGQDYSSKLSAWLANGAISARQLFWEVQRFEEEVEKNESTYWLIFELIWRDFFKYVSLKHGNAIFKRNGILDKDYHWKSEGNTINSWINGATEYDFVNANMIELRESGWMSNRGRQNVASYFAKEKEQDWRIGAAYFESVLIDYDVHSNYCNWMYNAGVGNDPRDRKFNIKSQQDRYDENGKFVQRWLQNELF; encoded by the coding sequence ATGGACACCGCTTTAGTATGGTTTCGCAATAATTTGAGAGTACAAGATAATACTGCACTTACAAAAGCCGTTGCCTCGGGTAATAGAGTGATGGCGGTTTATTTTTTTGATCCTAGACATTTTGAGAAGGGCGAATTCGGCTTTAAGAAGACAGAAAAATTTCGTGCTCAATTTCTTATTGAAACTGTGAGGGATCTTCAAAAAAATCTTAGAGCCTTAAATATCTCTTTACTCGTTCTACATGATAAACCAGAGCACAATTTTGAGACACTTTGTGAGAATTATGGTGTTACAGAAATACATTCTCAAAAAGAATGGACTTCAGAAGAAAATGACGTTACAAATGCTGTAGATTCTTCATTAAAAAATATAAAGCATAGTACCTACTATGACCAGTTTTTATACCATCCAGAGGATATCCCTTACGCCGATTTTAATGATATACCTAAAGTCTTTACAGTATTTAGAAAGAAGTGTGAAAAGCAGAGCAGCGTTAGAAAAATTCAGGAGGAATTGACACCACTCTCACGAGAAAATATGGTGTCTATAACAACCCGCATACCTTCATTAAGTGATTTAGGTTTTGAAGAATTTCAAAAAGATAATCGGTCTGCTTTTCCATGGGAAGGAGGGGAGCAAGCTGCTTGGTCGCGGGTAGAGGAATACTTCTGGCAGTCTAAAAATTTAAAGACTTATAAGAAAACACGTAATGGGTTAGTGGGGCAAGATTATAGCTCAAAACTCTCGGCATGGCTAGCAAATGGAGCTATCTCTGCACGGCAACTATTTTGGGAAGTACAGCGCTTTGAAGAAGAAGTGGAAAAAAATGAATCTACCTACTGGCTTATATTTGAGCTCATATGGCGTGATTTTTTCAAATACGTAAGTCTCAAACATGGCAATGCGATTTTTAAAAGAAATGGAATTCTAGATAAGGACTATCATTGGAAGTCCGAAGGAAATACTATAAACAGTTGGATTAATGGCGCTACAGAATATGACTTTGTAAATGCCAATATGATTGAACTGCGAGAGAGTGGCTGGATGTCTAACCGCGGCAGGCAAAATGTTGCCAGTTACTTTGCAAAAGAAAAAGAACAAGACTGGCGTATAGGGGCTGCATATTTTGAAAGCGTGCTTATAGATTATGATGTGCACAGTAATTATTGTAATTGGATGTATAATGCCGGTGTAGGTAATGATCCTAGAGATCGCAAGTTTAATATCAAAAGTCAGCAAGATCGCTATGATGAGAACGGTAAGTTTGTGCAGCGCTGGCTTCAAAACGAACTTTTTTAA
- a CDS encoding cryptochrome/photolyase family protein, producing the protein MGTLRLILGDQLNHKHSWYEEQSDEVVYFMAEMRQETDYVTHHIQKVVAFFLTMRSFAGWLEDRGHRVIYYNLDAAENTQSLSKNLQQLITKEAISCFEYQLPDEYRLDEELSRFRESIKIPTNAYDTEHFMTSRTELGKFFEGKKQYTMEYFYRMMRKKYDILMVNDKDPEGGKWNFDHSNRNKWKGDTLIPHERGFRKDVSNIVQLLKDQKVETMGRINEQHFNWPTTRADGLSVLRYFCENLLVHFGDYQDAMDPNQPYLYHSRLSFALNSKLIDPQEVISYVIDHWRENMEEIATSQVEGFVRQILGWREYMRGMYWLQMPAFAKANHLENTNKLPDFYWTGNTKMNCLKCSITNSLDDAYAHHIQRLMVTGNYALLTMCDPAEVDKWYLGIYIDAIEWVEITNTRGMSQWADGGKIATKPYVSSGSYINKMSNYCKGCHYKVTKKTGEDACPFNSLYWNFLSEKRKHFEHNNRMTMMLSLLDKMDRNTLEAHQKRAARIIENPENY; encoded by the coding sequence ATGGGAACGCTGCGACTTATTTTGGGAGACCAGCTTAATCACAAGCACTCTTGGTATGAAGAGCAAAGTGATGAGGTTGTCTATTTTATGGCAGAGATGCGTCAAGAGACAGATTATGTGACCCATCACATTCAAAAAGTGGTGGCGTTTTTCTTGACAATGCGCAGTTTTGCAGGGTGGCTGGAGGATCGTGGTCATCGTGTGATTTATTATAATCTAGATGCTGCAGAGAATACACAATCGCTTTCAAAAAATCTTCAGCAACTTATTACTAAGGAAGCTATTTCCTGTTTTGAATACCAACTACCAGATGAGTACCGACTTGATGAGGAATTATCTCGCTTTCGCGAAAGCATAAAGATCCCAACAAATGCTTACGATACAGAGCATTTTATGACTTCAAGAACGGAGCTGGGCAAGTTTTTTGAAGGTAAGAAACAATACACAATGGAATATTTCTATCGCATGATGCGTAAGAAGTACGATATTTTAATGGTAAACGATAAAGACCCAGAAGGTGGTAAATGGAATTTTGACCACAGTAACCGAAATAAGTGGAAAGGCGACACCCTTATCCCACACGAGCGCGGTTTTAGAAAGGATGTAAGCAACATCGTACAACTGCTTAAAGACCAAAAAGTGGAAACTATGGGCCGCATTAATGAACAACACTTTAACTGGCCCACAACAAGAGCCGACGGTCTTTCGGTATTGCGTTATTTCTGTGAAAACTTGCTTGTTCATTTTGGAGATTATCAAGATGCTATGGACCCCAATCAGCCGTATTTATACCACAGCAGGCTAAGCTTTGCACTTAATAGTAAATTGATTGATCCACAAGAAGTGATTAGCTATGTAATTGACCACTGGCGAGAAAATATGGAGGAAATAGCCACTAGTCAAGTGGAAGGTTTTGTGCGGCAAATTTTAGGATGGCGAGAGTATATGCGGGGGATGTATTGGTTGCAAATGCCCGCTTTCGCGAAAGCGAACCATCTAGAAAACACTAATAAATTACCCGATTTCTACTGGACAGGAAATACTAAAATGAATTGCTTAAAATGTAGTATTACCAATAGTCTTGATGATGCCTATGCCCACCATATACAACGTTTAATGGTTACTGGTAACTATGCCTTGCTTACTATGTGCGACCCGGCTGAGGTAGATAAATGGTATTTAGGCATCTACATAGACGCCATTGAGTGGGTAGAAATTACAAACACCAGAGGAATGTCCCAATGGGCAGATGGCGGTAAAATTGCCACAAAGCCCTATGTCTCTAGCGGTAGTTATATTAATAAAATGTCTAACTACTGTAAAGGTTGCCACTATAAAGTGACCAAGAAAACGGGTGAAGATGCTTGTCCGTTTAACAGCCTTTATTGGAATTTTTTAAGTGAAAAAAGAAAGCATTTTGAACATAATAATAGAATGACGATGATGCTTAGTTTACTGGATAAAATGGACAGAAATACACTAGAAGCGCATCAAAAAAGAGCTGCAAGAATTATTGAAAATCCAGAGAACTATTAA
- a CDS encoding TIGR03643 family protein: MKEREEKTFTARELDRIIEMAWEDRTTFDAINYQFGISEREVIDIMRREMKPSSFRMWRARVQGRATKHEAKRSYEMDDARFKCSRQKHITHNKISKRR, encoded by the coding sequence ATGAAAGAAAGAGAAGAGAAAACGTTTACAGCGAGAGAATTAGATCGTATTATAGAAATGGCCTGGGAAGATCGTACAACATTTGATGCGATTAACTATCAATTTGGCATTTCAGAAAGAGAAGTCATTGACATTATGCGTAGGGAAATGAAGCCTAGTAGTTTTAGAATGTGGCGTGCACGGGTACAAGGTAGGGCGACAAAGCATGAGGCAAAACGCAGCTACGAGATGGATGATGCTAGATTTAAATGTAGTAGACAAAAACACATCACGCATAACAAAATTTCAAAAAGAAGATAA
- a CDS encoding DUF2452 domain-containing protein, which produces MKKKKPDQVVYNEEKEAYDAALTPYATNLGAPAIVTDDVTTWKNTNISKVNHQFKTEYTELKRKYDEMMERFEYNNLIYAAKFSFEPIVGAIYHLYRSKNGDPFLSLISPEECNWDFAGTFELKADKIWSRIDVPETKVNE; this is translated from the coding sequence ATGAAGAAAAAGAAACCAGATCAGGTGGTTTATAATGAGGAAAAGGAAGCCTACGATGCAGCCTTAACACCTTATGCAACAAATCTTGGCGCGCCAGCAATCGTTACAGATGATGTAACAACTTGGAAAAACACTAATATAAGTAAGGTTAATCATCAATTTAAGACTGAGTATACAGAGCTCAAGCGCAAGTATGATGAAATGATGGAGAGGTTTGAGTATAATAATTTAATCTATGCAGCAAAGTTTTCTTTTGAACCTATAGTGGGTGCAATTTATCATCTATATCGCTCAAAAAATGGAGATCCATTTTTGTCTCTCATCTCACCAGAAGAGTGCAATTGGGATTTTGCCGGAACCTTTGAATTAAAAGCAGATAAAATATGGAGCAGAATAGATGTTCCAGAAACGAAAGTAAATGAGTAA